The genomic segment TATTAAAGTAAAAATTCGTTCTTTGAGAATTGAATAGTGCTATGATATAAAAAATGTTATATTATATGAAAATATAAATACAGTATAATAGAAAGCGGAATTTTATATGATAATTGATATTACACAAACAACTAGAATAGGGAGAGTTTATAGGGCTGGTTCAGAGCCTTTAAAAGTTCAAAAAGTTACGCGTTTTTCAAAAGGTGGTGAGTATACCACAACTTCTTTTTCGTGTGATGTTCACAATATAGGCACTCATATTGATGTAATGGGTGCAGATGTATCAATAGAAAATGAACGATTAATATCAGAAGGAATAAAGTTTAACGTTTCACATATAGTAGATAGGCCAATTAATTTGAGTGATTTAGATATTAGCCGTATTAAAGAAGGTGTTTATGTATTTTTTCAAACTGGTTGGGATAAGTATTTTGAAGACGAAGAAAAATATAATAACCATCCTGAAGTGTCTATGGAAGTTATAGAATATTTAGTTGATAAAAAAGTTAATATGATAGGTATAGATGCTTTAGGTTTAGGCGTTGGAAGAAATCATGGAATTGTAGATGTTTATTTAGGTAAAAACAAAACTTATGCTATAGAAAATTTGGCTAACCTTGATAGTATACCTGAAGAAAATTTTAAGGTTTATTGTTTACCAATGAAGATAGAAGGATTAGATGCTTTCCCAGCAAGAATATTAGTAGAATATTAATATAGTTTATAGATTAAAATATCACATTATTCA from the Clostridium cagae genome contains:
- a CDS encoding cyclase family protein; translated protein: MIIDITQTTRIGRVYRAGSEPLKVQKVTRFSKGGEYTTTSFSCDVHNIGTHIDVMGADVSIENERLISEGIKFNVSHIVDRPINLSDLDISRIKEGVYVFFQTGWDKYFEDEEKYNNHPEVSMEVIEYLVDKKVNMIGIDALGLGVGRNHGIVDVYLGKNKTYAIENLANLDSIPEENFKVYCLPMKIEGLDAFPARILVEY